A single genomic interval of Helianthus annuus cultivar XRQ/B chromosome 13, HanXRQr2.0-SUNRISE, whole genome shotgun sequence harbors:
- the LOC110900571 gene encoding uncharacterized protein LOC110900571, with product MWTSSGNANYNLLCCSICTSGPDSHEHLFFECSFGMQIWNGVKVLAGMEEVGNKWDSIYEYLVRFGSSKSARNVIGKLVVGATAYFVWQERNMRLFSTKKRSASRIVEIILATVRMKLHTMRFKRTVQVERILQDWSLPRGLLFEDDDCG from the coding sequence ATGTGGACCTCTTCGGGGAATGCTAACTATAATCTTCTATGTTGTTCTATATGTACATCGGGCCCGGATTCTCATGAGCACCTCTTTTTCGAATGCTCATTTGGGATGCAAATATGGAATGGAGTGAAAGTCTTAGCGGGTATGGAAGAGGTGGGTAATAAGTGGGATAGTATATACGAGTATTTGGTGCGTTTTGGCAGCTCTAAAAGCGCGAGGAATGTTATTGGAAAGCTAGTGGTGGGAGCAACAGCTTACTTTGTATGGCAAGAACGGAACATGCGTCTGTTTTCAACAAAGAAGAGGAGTGCTTCGAGAATAGTAGAGATTATTTTGGCAACAGTAAGGATGAAACTTCACACTATGCGGTTTAAAAGAACGGTTCAAGTGGAGAGAATCTTACAAGATTGGAGCTTGCCGCGAGGGCTTCtgtttgaagatgatgattgtgGCTAA